A region of Caballeronia insecticola DNA encodes the following proteins:
- the istA gene encoding IS21 family transposase, with translation MPGRHINDHQMRLYMKYRLKEGPAQAAARAGFSAATGYRIDQDRRLPSQKKAPRARRRPDPLAAIFDTDIVPLLQSAPGIRPIAVLDEMLRRHPDLPGNVRRTLERRIRDWRALHGEEHDVMFRQVHEPGRLGLSDFTEMDSLGVTVAGVALDHRLYHFRLACSGFEHAHVILGGESYVALAEGLQNAIWALGGAPREHRSDSLSAAFRNLDADARKDLTTRYDALCAHYGMQPTRNNRGVAHENGSIESPHGHLKSAVRDALLLRGSRDFDNLGFYRCFIDEIVGRINARNGKRIEAERALLQPLPAQRTCDYEETRVYVTTTCGFVLRKVFYTVPSRLIGHHLRVRLYDDRLELFLGSTALMTLQRGRAGPKGKHGHVINYRHVIHALRRKPMALLNLVYRDQIFPREAFRLSFDRLLEQLPERQACRTMVELLSLAHEHNCEAQLAQALQQCLDDGQLPDLDALRSRFEAKRTNSMPEVNVQLAPLSDYEALLDDMATEVTA, from the coding sequence TTGCCCGGCCGACACATCAACGACCATCAGATGAGGCTCTACATGAAGTACAGACTCAAGGAAGGACCAGCTCAAGCGGCTGCGCGCGCCGGGTTCAGCGCCGCCACGGGGTATCGCATCGATCAGGACCGGCGACTGCCATCGCAGAAGAAGGCACCACGTGCGCGTCGCCGTCCCGATCCCCTTGCGGCAATCTTTGACACCGACATCGTGCCGCTGCTCCAGTCCGCTCCCGGCATCCGGCCTATAGCCGTACTGGACGAGATGCTTCGGCGCCATCCCGACCTCCCGGGCAACGTGCGCCGCACACTGGAGCGCCGTATTCGCGACTGGCGCGCACTCCATGGCGAGGAGCATGACGTTATGTTCCGTCAGGTTCACGAACCCGGTCGTCTCGGGTTGTCCGACTTCACAGAGATGGACAGCCTGGGCGTCACCGTGGCGGGTGTCGCGCTTGACCACCGCCTCTATCACTTTCGGCTGGCCTGCTCGGGCTTTGAGCACGCTCACGTCATTCTCGGCGGCGAGAGCTATGTCGCGCTGGCTGAAGGGCTGCAGAATGCCATCTGGGCACTCGGGGGCGCGCCGCGCGAGCACCGCAGCGACAGCCTGTCGGCGGCGTTCCGCAATCTCGATGCCGACGCGCGCAAGGATCTGACCACGCGTTACGATGCACTGTGCGCCCACTACGGCATGCAGCCCACACGCAACAACCGTGGAGTTGCCCACGAGAACGGCTCCATCGAGAGCCCTCATGGCCACCTCAAGAGCGCAGTGCGTGATGCGTTGCTTCTGCGCGGCAGTCGCGACTTCGACAATCTCGGTTTCTATCGCTGCTTCATCGACGAGATCGTCGGTCGCATCAACGCGCGTAATGGCAAACGCATTGAGGCCGAGCGGGCACTGCTTCAGCCGCTTCCGGCCCAGCGTACGTGTGACTACGAGGAAACGCGCGTATACGTCACGACCACCTGCGGCTTCGTCCTGCGCAAGGTGTTCTATACCGTCCCGTCCCGGCTGATCGGCCATCACCTGCGCGTGCGCCTGTACGACGACCGGCTGGAGCTGTTTCTGGGCAGTACGGCCCTGATGACACTACAGCGCGGCCGTGCGGGTCCCAAGGGCAAGCACGGCCACGTCATCAACTACCGGCACGTCATCCACGCGCTGCGCCGCAAGCCCATGGCACTGCTCAACCTGGTCTACCGCGATCAGATCTTTCCGCGCGAGGCCTTTCGCCTAAGCTTCGATCGCCTGCTCGAGCAGCTCCCGGAGCGTCAGGCATGCAGGACCATGGTTGAACTGCTCAGCCTGGCCCACGAGCACAACTGCGAAGCGCAACTGGCCCAGGCGCTGCAGCAGTGCCTGGACGATGGACAGTTACCCGACCTGGACGCACTGCGTTCGCGTTTCGAAGCGAAGCGCACGAACAGCATGCCGGAGGTGAACGTCCAGCTAGCACCGCTGAGCGACTACGAAGCCCTGCTTGACGACATGGCAACGGAGGTGACGGCATGA
- the istB gene encoding IS21-like element helper ATPase IstB yields the protein MSLDIDATRLSLLLNDLRLPAIKQIWSSFAERSDTEGWPAARLLMALAEHEIAERDRRRVERHLRDAKLLPGKTLENFDFDAVPMVSRAHVSALCAGDGWLRNGTNLILLGPSGGGKSHLSSAIGLSLLEKGWKVLFARTTDLVQRLQVARRELALESAINRLDRFDLVILDDFAYVSKDQAETSVLFELISARYERRSLCITANQPFGEWDKVFPDRAMTVAAVDRLVHHSTIFELNVESYRRRTALQRKQQGPGRPASRATPKNVGVPPTQEDQHGIDLTE from the coding sequence ATGAGTCTCGACATCGACGCCACCCGCCTGTCGCTGCTGCTCAACGATTTGCGGCTGCCCGCCATCAAGCAGATCTGGTCCAGCTTTGCCGAGCGCTCCGACACGGAAGGCTGGCCGGCAGCGCGCCTGCTGATGGCGCTGGCCGAACACGAGATCGCCGAGCGCGATCGACGCCGAGTCGAACGTCACCTCAGGGACGCCAAGCTGCTGCCGGGCAAGACACTGGAGAACTTCGATTTCGACGCGGTGCCGATGGTATCCCGCGCGCACGTCTCGGCGCTTTGCGCTGGCGATGGCTGGTTGCGTAACGGCACCAACCTGATTCTTCTGGGGCCGAGTGGGGGTGGCAAATCCCACCTGTCGTCGGCCATTGGACTGAGCCTGCTGGAGAAGGGCTGGAAGGTCCTCTTCGCTCGCACTACCGACCTCGTGCAGCGGTTGCAGGTCGCGCGCCGCGAGCTCGCGCTGGAGTCAGCCATCAACCGGCTGGATCGCTTCGACCTGGTCATCCTGGACGATTTCGCATATGTCAGCAAGGATCAGGCAGAGACGTCGGTGCTGTTCGAGCTCATCAGCGCTAGGTATGAGCGCCGTTCTCTTTGCATAACAGCAAATCAACCATTCGGCGAATGGGACAAGGTCTTCCCCGACCGGGCCATGACGGTGGCCGCCGTCGACCGGCTGGTCCATCACTCGACCATCTTTGAGCTGAATGTCGAAAGCTACCGTCGCCGTACTGCCCTGCAGCGCAAGCAGCAGGGACCGGGACGCCCGGCCAGTAGAGCGACACCAAAGAACGTTGGCGTGCCACCGACACAGGAGGATCAGCACGGCATCGACCTCACCGAATGA
- a CDS encoding YbhB/YbcL family Raf kinase inhibitor-like protein, producing the protein MKLKTTLRGTVCYATLLAIVPTIAFAEPFSVKVDGLDRGQFANEQVYGGFGCHGANVSPHISWAHVPAGTKSIVINIHDPDAPTGGLGWTHWQVVNIPPSQTSIKKGASNHAELLPAGAVETLTDFGASAYGGPCPPQGESHRYIVTASALTVPSIDVKAASSPALVAYQMHGKVIGQARYVARYHRSME; encoded by the coding sequence ATGAAACTCAAAACCACGTTGCGAGGCACAGTCTGTTACGCAACCTTGCTCGCGATCGTGCCGACTATTGCCTTCGCTGAGCCGTTCTCGGTCAAAGTCGATGGTCTCGATCGAGGTCAATTCGCAAACGAACAGGTGTACGGCGGTTTCGGCTGTCATGGCGCTAACGTGTCTCCGCACATCTCGTGGGCGCATGTTCCTGCGGGAACGAAGAGCATCGTCATCAATATTCACGATCCCGATGCGCCCACCGGCGGTCTCGGCTGGACGCACTGGCAAGTCGTCAACATTCCGCCTTCGCAGACATCGATAAAAAAGGGCGCGTCGAATCATGCGGAGTTGTTGCCGGCCGGCGCGGTCGAGACGTTGACGGACTTCGGCGCATCGGCTTATGGCGGACCGTGCCCGCCGCAAGGCGAATCGCATCGATACATCGTGACGGCTTCGGCGCTCACGGTGCCGAGCATCGACGTGAAAGCGGCCTCCAGTCCGGCACTCGTCGCGTATCAGATGCACGGAAAGGTCATCGGGCAAGCGCGGTATGTGGCGCGCTATCATCGTTCGATGGAGTGA
- a CDS encoding ribonuclease: MKRANAFSCILALSAILCGCGKGGSSNTTPESGASASSAPVQASAAASDTLAASGAQRGAPVSIAKAKLPGEAAETLRLIKAGGPFPFSEDGVLFRNSSALLPEHPRGYYHAYTVRTPGAADRGLRRIVCGGPRRQATDCYYTDDYYASFKRIAD, translated from the coding sequence GTGAAACGAGCGAATGCTTTCTCCTGCATCCTTGCCTTGAGCGCAATCCTCTGTGGATGCGGTAAGGGCGGATCATCAAACACGACTCCGGAGTCGGGCGCATCCGCGAGTTCGGCGCCGGTTCAGGCCAGCGCGGCCGCGAGCGACACGCTCGCCGCATCGGGCGCGCAGCGCGGCGCGCCGGTCTCCATCGCAAAGGCGAAGTTGCCGGGCGAGGCCGCCGAGACATTGCGTCTGATCAAAGCGGGCGGTCCTTTTCCCTTCAGCGAAGATGGCGTGCTGTTCCGTAACAGCTCGGCCTTGCTGCCCGAGCATCCGCGCGGCTACTACCACGCCTATACCGTTCGCACGCCCGGCGCGGCGGATCGCGGACTGCGCCGCATCGTATGTGGCGGACCGCGCAGGCAGGCCACCGACTGCTACTACACGGACGACTACTACGCCAGTTTCAAGCGCATCGCCGATTGA
- a CDS encoding NAD(P)(+) transhydrogenase (Re/Si-specific) subunit beta, producing MQNGIGSIAYLAASVLFILSLRGLSHPSTARRGNLYGVVGMVIAIVTTLWLNGGAALPVVAVLMAIGIAGGALLARRVEMTQMPQLVAALHSFVGLAAVLVAVASYLSPSSGAEDGGVAQSVHDVEIYLGVFIGAVTFTGSIAAFLKLQGIVGGKPLLLPMRHTLNLVGVFACLALGYVFLTAPDADVGISALLTMTAIAALIGVHLVMAIGGADMPVVVSMLNSYSGWAAAATGFMLSNDLLIVTGALVGSSGAILSYIMCRAMNRKFLSVILGGFGTVASSSTKAIEGEVAPVTVDEVGALLRDASEVVIVPGYGMAVAQAQATISEITKNLRNKGVKVRFGIHPVAGRLPGHMNVLLAEAKVPYDIVLEMDEINDDFSSTDVVLVIGANDIVNPGALEDPGSPIAGMPVLEVWKARTVIVSKRSMAAGYAGVDNPLFYKENTRMLFGDAKGSVDALLSHLAA from the coding sequence ATGCAAAACGGAATTGGAAGCATCGCCTATCTGGCGGCGAGCGTGTTGTTCATTCTGAGCCTGCGCGGGCTCAGCCATCCATCGACAGCTCGGCGCGGCAATCTCTACGGCGTCGTCGGCATGGTCATCGCCATCGTCACGACGTTGTGGCTCAACGGCGGCGCTGCGTTGCCGGTCGTGGCCGTGCTGATGGCGATCGGCATTGCGGGCGGCGCGCTGCTCGCACGGCGCGTCGAGATGACGCAGATGCCGCAACTCGTCGCGGCGTTGCACAGCTTCGTGGGTCTGGCGGCGGTGTTGGTGGCCGTGGCGAGCTACTTGTCGCCGTCCTCCGGTGCAGAGGATGGCGGCGTGGCGCAATCGGTGCACGATGTCGAGATCTATCTCGGCGTGTTTATCGGCGCGGTGACGTTCACCGGATCGATCGCCGCGTTTCTCAAGCTGCAGGGCATTGTCGGCGGCAAGCCGTTGCTGCTGCCGATGCGGCACACGCTGAATCTCGTCGGCGTGTTCGCGTGCCTGGCGCTCGGCTATGTGTTCCTCACCGCGCCCGATGCGGATGTCGGCATCAGCGCGCTGCTCACCATGACCGCGATCGCCGCGTTGATCGGCGTGCATCTCGTGATGGCGATCGGCGGCGCGGACATGCCGGTGGTCGTGTCCATGTTGAACAGCTACTCCGGCTGGGCCGCCGCCGCGACCGGCTTCATGCTCAGCAATGATCTGCTGATCGTGACGGGTGCGCTGGTCGGATCGAGCGGCGCCATTCTGAGCTACATCATGTGCCGCGCGATGAACCGGAAGTTTCTCTCCGTGATTCTCGGCGGCTTCGGCACGGTGGCGTCTTCATCGACGAAGGCGATCGAAGGCGAGGTCGCGCCGGTCACCGTCGATGAAGTCGGCGCACTGTTGCGCGATGCATCGGAAGTCGTGATCGTGCCGGGCTACGGCATGGCGGTCGCGCAGGCTCAGGCGACCATCAGCGAGATCACGAAAAACCTGCGCAATAAAGGCGTGAAAGTGCGCTTCGGTATTCATCCGGTGGCGGGCCGTCTGCCGGGGCACATGAACGTGCTGCTTGCGGAGGCGAAGGTGCCGTATGACATCGTGCTCGAAATGGATGAAATCAACGATGACTTTTCCAGCACGGATGTCGTGCTCGTGATCGGCGCGAACGATATCGTGAATCCGGGCGCACTCGAAGACCCCGGCAGTCCGATTGCCGGCATGCCGGTGCTCGAAGTGTGGAAGGCGCGCACGGTGATCGTGTCCAAACGAAGCATGGCGGCGGGCTATGCGGGCGTCGACAATCCGCTCTTCTACAAGGAGAACACGCGCATGCTGTTCGGCGATGCGAAGGGCAGCGTCGATGCGTTGCTCAGTCATCTTGCTGCGTGA
- a CDS encoding response regulator: MSVNLTPGEYRLGESIMRVLFVENDTHLCEAFRALAVSLGHVADVAHDGHQAMLLTSDNRYDTIFLDIGLPDVDGRDLCRRMRAAGPSKLACVVAVTGDERHVQEQSEYFDGAFLKPLTEDGFKAALNAC, translated from the coding sequence TTGAGCGTCAACCTGACGCCAGGCGAGTACCGTCTCGGTGAGTCAATAATGCGCGTCTTATTTGTAGAAAACGATACGCACCTTTGCGAGGCGTTCAGAGCGCTCGCCGTGTCTCTCGGGCATGTGGCGGATGTGGCTCACGACGGCCATCAGGCGATGCTGCTGACAAGCGACAATCGCTACGACACCATTTTTCTCGATATCGGTCTGCCGGACGTGGATGGCCGCGACCTGTGCAGACGCATGCGGGCGGCGGGCCCGAGCAAACTGGCTTGCGTCGTGGCGGTAACCGGCGATGAGCGGCACGTGCAAGAGCAGTCGGAATATTTCGACGGCGCGTTTCTCAAACCGCTCACGGAAGACGGATTCAAGGCGGCGCTTAACGCGTGTTGA
- a CDS encoding glycoside hydrolase family 35 protein, with translation MPSPDDWPDVLQRIRAAGFNSISILVPWNYHTPAEGMSRWDGRYDLERFLSNARDAGLYVVVRPGPYIQGEVDGGGYPSWALGKPGFFRTNDSRWQALWQNWYGQVMPRIARWQYGGANHGTVIAVQIENEYPGVFTGANQYMSALYTAARSYGITVPITHNDQQVFGSLPASGKFANIVDLYGFDNYPYGFQCCSQWNTKTFSQVDQFESMYRAVAPHTPLYSPEMQGGLVNLNGQDKSTADQKYDRMMGYATVQQLSTFGQGVTMVNQYLAYSGTTWGYSGFPSLGTAYDSASPIRQWTGLGTLFDEQRRINLMVDAASPALAATDQAGNAVTSNDSARLYRVRRSIVDGSLHVFLRNADAGDRAPTLKLNGHTTLPVPLPAYSARYLVAGLNTQGWMINWTTAELLHARPGTLVFMGDRGRQYEASVNNQSVTFTVGDPQVIRVAGGQLLILDRDAAARFWPLADKMVVGPALVTGNQMSVDKAMTVYTLASGNLVRTQVAGPDQVTLPVLSNWRFQADSPERLPSYDDSAWRNADIKVSQTQYRPVTSPILNADAYGMPTGYVWYRGRFSGAAKGMCIEGRHRYQVWLNGNNLGTFTSNAEAPGLNGLPALGALPMTHDARAITFPSQYLAANGNNVISVLTENWGHTMDALASNQAKQPRGLISAGIDFVGWGSLCGWTILGETPSVAGIGGLSMPPSEGIYGGITWKIQGGNPADYPNASGLTGERAGWYKPEYSDAGWTSVRLPDSSVPKGQVGWYRTTFSVTAPAGVRLPLGIQIPSAAQPGELFVNGVHIGRAGRDNAEVFPLTPGLVYTDGRPNVIAYARWVVGSSTSTPALSLVGFPGEKVMALP, from the coding sequence ATGCCTTCCCCGGACGACTGGCCCGATGTCCTGCAACGCATTCGCGCGGCAGGCTTCAACTCCATCTCCATCCTGGTGCCCTGGAACTATCACACGCCCGCGGAAGGCATGTCCCGCTGGGATGGCCGGTACGACCTCGAACGATTCCTCTCCAATGCGCGTGATGCGGGCCTGTACGTCGTTGTGCGTCCGGGTCCGTATATTCAGGGCGAAGTCGACGGCGGCGGCTATCCGAGCTGGGCGCTCGGCAAGCCCGGTTTCTTCCGGACCAACGACAGCCGCTGGCAGGCGCTCTGGCAGAACTGGTATGGCCAGGTCATGCCGCGCATCGCCCGATGGCAATATGGCGGCGCCAATCACGGCACGGTCATCGCAGTGCAGATCGAGAACGAGTATCCCGGTGTGTTCACCGGCGCCAATCAGTACATGAGCGCCCTTTACACGGCGGCTCGCAGCTACGGCATTACCGTGCCGATCACGCACAACGATCAGCAGGTGTTCGGTTCCCTGCCCGCCTCAGGCAAGTTCGCCAATATCGTTGACCTGTACGGCTTCGATAACTACCCCTACGGCTTCCAGTGCTGCAGTCAGTGGAACACCAAAACGTTCTCGCAGGTCGATCAGTTCGAGAGCATGTACCGCGCCGTTGCGCCGCACACGCCGTTGTATTCGCCCGAGATGCAGGGCGGCCTCGTCAACCTCAACGGACAGGACAAATCCACGGCCGATCAGAAGTACGATCGCATGATGGGCTACGCCACGGTTCAGCAGTTATCGACGTTCGGCCAGGGTGTCACCATGGTCAACCAATATCTGGCTTATTCGGGCACGACGTGGGGCTATTCGGGCTTTCCGAGCCTGGGCACGGCCTATGACTCGGCGTCTCCCATTCGCCAGTGGACGGGCCTGGGCACGCTCTTCGACGAGCAGCGCCGTATCAACCTGATGGTCGACGCAGCAAGCCCGGCGCTTGCCGCAACGGATCAGGCCGGCAATGCCGTGACGAGTAACGATTCGGCGCGTCTGTATCGCGTGCGCCGGTCCATCGTGGACGGAAGTCTCCATGTGTTCCTCCGCAACGCGGACGCGGGAGATCGTGCACCCACGCTGAAGCTGAATGGGCATACAACCCTGCCCGTACCGTTGCCAGCATATAGCGCCCGGTATCTGGTCGCCGGTCTGAACACTCAGGGCTGGATGATCAACTGGACCACCGCTGAACTCCTGCATGCCCGGCCAGGGACGCTGGTATTCATGGGCGATCGCGGGCGGCAGTACGAAGCAAGCGTCAACAACCAGAGCGTGACCTTCACGGTGGGCGACCCGCAAGTCATCCGTGTGGCCGGCGGTCAGCTTTTGATTCTCGACCGCGATGCAGCCGCGCGCTTCTGGCCGCTTGCCGACAAGATGGTCGTGGGACCGGCATTGGTCACCGGCAACCAGATGTCCGTGGACAAGGCGATGACGGTCTACACGCTCGCCAGCGGCAACCTTGTCAGGACACAGGTGGCAGGCCCCGATCAGGTCACGCTGCCGGTCTTGTCGAACTGGCGCTTCCAGGCGGACTCTCCGGAACGCCTCCCATCGTACGATGACAGTGCGTGGCGCAACGCGGATATCAAAGTCAGCCAGACACAGTACCGCCCCGTGACAAGTCCGATTCTCAACGCGGACGCGTATGGCATGCCAACAGGCTATGTCTGGTATCGCGGAAGATTTTCGGGCGCGGCCAAGGGCATGTGCATCGAGGGTCGTCACCGCTATCAGGTCTGGCTCAACGGCAACAACCTCGGCACCTTCACCAGCAACGCGGAAGCGCCGGGGCTCAATGGACTCCCTGCGCTGGGCGCCTTGCCGATGACGCATGACGCGCGCGCCATCACCTTCCCCAGCCAATATCTGGCCGCGAACGGCAATAACGTCATCAGCGTCCTGACGGAAAACTGGGGGCACACGATGGACGCGCTCGCTTCCAATCAGGCCAAGCAGCCGCGTGGCCTGATCTCCGCGGGCATCGACTTCGTCGGTTGGGGTTCGCTCTGCGGCTGGACGATTCTGGGTGAAACGCCGTCGGTCGCGGGCATTGGCGGTTTGTCGATGCCGCCCTCGGAAGGCATTTACGGTGGTATCACGTGGAAGATTCAGGGCGGCAATCCGGCGGACTATCCGAACGCATCCGGCCTGACGGGCGAGCGCGCCGGCTGGTACAAACCTGAATATTCCGATGCAGGCTGGACGTCCGTCAGACTTCCGGACAGCAGCGTGCCCAAGGGTCAGGTGGGCTGGTATCGGACAACGTTCAGCGTCACGGCGCCCGCGGGTGTTCGCTTGCCTCTTGGTATCCAGATACCCAGCGCGGCTCAGCCGGGCGAGCTTTTCGTCAACGGGGTTCACATCGGCCGGGCCGGACGCGATAACGCGGAAGTGTTTCCTCTGACGCCAGGTCTCGTCTACACCGATGGGCGTCCCAACGTCATCGCCTATGCCCGGTGGGTGGTCGGAAGTTCCACCTCCACACCTGCGCTTTCGCTGGTTGGTTTCCCGGGAGAGAAGGTCATGGCATTGCCTTGA
- a CDS encoding DUF2231 domain-containing protein, producing the protein MSATTSSLRYRSRTATALFDLLDPIPYGLFVGTLIFDIIFAITANVFWAKGAAWLVTTGLILAIIPRFINLGHVWFGSRHVVTRAEKVDFWLNLLGIVAAVVNAFVHSRDGYAIVPSGVILSVITVVLLSVGHIALAFDKFGFQEARRD; encoded by the coding sequence ATGAGCGCGACTACGAGCAGCTTGCGATATCGATCGAGAACGGCCACAGCCCTTTTCGATCTGCTCGACCCGATTCCTTACGGTCTCTTCGTCGGGACACTGATCTTCGACATTATCTTTGCGATTACCGCTAACGTTTTCTGGGCTAAAGGGGCGGCGTGGCTGGTGACGACCGGCCTTATCCTCGCGATCATCCCGCGCTTCATCAACCTCGGTCATGTGTGGTTCGGTTCTCGTCATGTCGTGACGCGTGCCGAGAAAGTCGATTTCTGGCTGAATCTGCTCGGCATTGTCGCGGCAGTCGTCAATGCCTTCGTGCATAGCCGCGATGGCTACGCGATCGTGCCGTCGGGCGTGATTCTCTCGGTCATCACGGTCGTATTGCTGAGCGTGGGACATATCGCACTCGCCTTCGATAAATTCGGTTTTCAGGAGGCGCGCCGTGATTAA
- a CDS encoding RNA chaperone Hfq, translated as MWEPRGQLQIECALVRQSGFNARFWCGCKSNGLRANKQRIYVEDNMPPTSAYSLRTVKAKGETSVNEPAEDIQSTFLRVLVDEQTPVWVFLVNGIKLSGVVTLFDRYAISLRSTSGSQTIFKSAVSTVMTQHAFSAKPAGAERAPHTERRPRVYRQ; from the coding sequence ATGTGGGAACCGCGCGGTCAATTGCAGATCGAATGCGCGCTGGTCCGGCAGAGCGGGTTCAATGCCAGGTTTTGGTGCGGTTGCAAGAGCAATGGCCTACGGGCGAACAAACAGCGCATTTATGTCGAGGACAACATGCCCCCGACAAGCGCATACTCTTTAAGAACGGTGAAAGCCAAGGGAGAGACATCCGTGAACGAACCGGCTGAAGACATCCAGTCCACCTTTCTGCGCGTTCTCGTTGACGAACAGACGCCTGTTTGGGTGTTTCTGGTCAACGGCATCAAATTGTCGGGTGTCGTTACCTTGTTCGACAGGTACGCGATTTCCCTTCGCTCAACCTCCGGCAGCCAGACCATTTTCAAAAGCGCAGTCTCTACCGTCATGACTCAGCACGCGTTCTCAGCCAAGCCGGCGGGCGCCGAGCGGGCACCTCATACCGAGCGTCGTCCGCGTGTCTACCGGCAGTAG
- a CDS encoding PQQ-dependent sugar dehydrogenase, whose amino-acid sequence MKQTTVRSVLALGVAALFSACNEHARYDSAHQAGANPPLPEAKNFFTPPMQVPKFVGWKDNEAPKVADGLKIEKIASGLEHPRQVYALPNGDILVAESGSPNAEPVTTPKQLIAGMVQSRSGKESKGANRITLLRKRSDGSGEWEKHVFIDHLHSPFGMQLIGDTLYVADTDALLKFPYKTGETSVAEPGVELADLPDRINHHWTKALLASRDGKKLYVGVGSNSNVGENGLDVEYRRANVLEVDVASGASRIFAAGIRNPTGLQWEPKTGQLWTVANERDEIGADLVPDYLTSVKDGAFYGWPYSYYGQHVDTRVKEQRPDLVAKAIPPDFAIGSHVAPLGLMFYTGSNLPAQYKGGVFIGEHGSWDRSPLSGYAVAFVAFENGKPVGTPQPVVTGFVSADEKELHGAPVGLTQDKDGALVFADDAGNTVWRVTGAGG is encoded by the coding sequence ATTAAGCAAACAACAGTGAGAAGCGTGCTCGCGCTTGGCGTCGCCGCGCTTTTCTCCGCATGCAACGAGCACGCGCGATACGACAGCGCGCATCAGGCAGGCGCGAATCCGCCGCTGCCCGAAGCCAAAAACTTCTTTACGCCGCCGATGCAAGTGCCGAAGTTCGTCGGCTGGAAAGACAACGAAGCGCCCAAGGTCGCGGACGGATTGAAGATCGAGAAGATCGCATCCGGCCTCGAACATCCGCGTCAGGTTTATGCGCTTCCGAACGGCGATATTCTCGTCGCCGAATCGGGCAGTCCGAATGCGGAACCGGTGACTACGCCGAAGCAATTGATCGCCGGGATGGTGCAGAGCCGCTCGGGCAAGGAGTCGAAGGGCGCGAACCGCATCACCTTGCTGAGAAAGCGCAGCGACGGCAGCGGCGAGTGGGAGAAGCATGTGTTCATCGACCATCTGCATTCGCCGTTCGGCATGCAGCTTATCGGCGATACGCTCTATGTCGCGGATACGGACGCGCTTCTCAAGTTTCCGTACAAGACGGGCGAGACGAGCGTCGCGGAGCCGGGTGTCGAGCTTGCCGATCTGCCCGATCGCATCAATCATCACTGGACCAAGGCGCTGCTCGCTAGCCGCGACGGCAAGAAGCTGTATGTGGGCGTGGGTTCGAACAGTAACGTCGGCGAGAACGGGCTCGATGTCGAGTATCGTCGCGCGAACGTGCTGGAAGTGGATGTGGCGTCGGGCGCAAGCCGTATTTTTGCTGCGGGCATTCGCAATCCGACCGGGCTGCAATGGGAACCGAAGACAGGTCAGCTCTGGACCGTGGCGAACGAACGCGATGAAATCGGCGCGGATCTCGTGCCCGATTATCTGACGTCGGTAAAGGACGGCGCGTTTTACGGCTGGCCGTATAGCTACTATGGCCAGCACGTCGATACGCGGGTGAAGGAGCAGCGCCCCGATCTCGTCGCGAAGGCAATTCCGCCGGATTTCGCCATCGGGTCGCACGTCGCGCCGCTCGGCCTCATGTTTTATACGGGCAGCAACCTGCCGGCGCAGTACAAAGGCGGCGTGTTTATCGGTGAACATGGAAGCTGGGACCGTTCGCCGCTTTCGGGCTACGCGGTGGCCTTTGTCGCGTTCGAGAACGGCAAGCCGGTCGGAACGCCTCAGCCGGTCGTGACCGGTTTCGTTTCCGCCGATGAGAAGGAACTCCACGGCGCACCGGTCGGGCTGACGCAGGACAAGGACGGCGCACTCGTCTTCGCCGATGACGCCGGCAATACCGTATGGCGCGTGACCGGAGCGGGCGGCTAA